The sequence GCCGAGATAGATAATTTCCTGCTTATCTTCACGGATAAAGCCGGAGCCGTGGAAAGCAGGCGTCAATTTCACGCGACCGAAATCAAACGTATGACCTCCGCCGATGTGCAAGGGATGCACCTTGGCTCCTTGCCATCCAAACCATGTGGCTAACTCGAACGGTGCAATAATCGTGGCGTTGTTTTCCTTGGCGATTTGGAGGGCGTCGCCGACATGATCCCCGTGCCCGTGGGTCAGCAGAATGGCATCCACGCGGATGTCTTCCGGTTTGGCTGTCGCTTTCGGGTTGCCCGTCAGGAACGGATCGATGATCACGCGTTTGCCGTCATGTTCCAGCTCGAAACAGCTGTGCCCGTGAAACAGGATTTTCACTGTGATGCTCCCTCCCGATCTTTTCTGGTTTTGAGCGTGTCC is a genomic window of Polycladomyces subterraneus containing:
- a CDS encoding metal-dependent hydrolase, encoding MKILFHGHSCFELEHDGKRVIIDPFLTGNPKATAKPEDIRVDAILLTHGHGDHVGDALQIAKENNATIIAPFELATWFGWQGAKVHPLHIGGGHTFDFGRVKLTPAFHGSGFIREDKQEIIYLGMPAGLIVTMGDYTIYHAGDTGLFSDMKLIGMQHEVDVAMLPIGDNFTMGPEDALLAAEWVGAKRVIPMHYNTFPLIEQDADAFVKRLEKKGIRGVILQSGESIDLTR